The Verrucomicrobiia bacterium genome window below encodes:
- a CDS encoding NAD-dependent epimerase/dehydratase family protein, protein MSKVCLITGSSGLIGSEVAGFFHSRGFAVHGVDNNQRETFFGSQGNTRWNQQRLATELARFTHHELDIRNRPGVAALVKELRPAVIIHTAAQPSHDLAAKIPFDDFDVNAGGTLNLLEAVRQHCPESPFIHMSTNKVYGDRPNMIALRELDQRWDYADPAYEHGISESFSIDQSKHSLFGASKVAADVMVQEYGRYFGMPTCCLRGGCLTGPNHSGVELHGFLSYLMKCNHEGREYKVFGYLGKQVRDNIHSEDVARFMFEFYQAPRRGEVYNLGGGKGNSCSILEAFEMAQAVTGRKQIYTYVDQARAGDHICYYSDLRKMRAHFPKWELQYSLKDIFQQIGAAWERRLCVDGTKVG, encoded by the coding sequence ATGAGCAAGGTCTGTCTCATCACCGGATCCTCGGGCTTGATTGGTTCCGAGGTTGCCGGCTTCTTTCATTCGCGCGGGTTTGCCGTGCATGGGGTGGACAACAACCAGCGTGAAACCTTCTTTGGTTCGCAGGGCAACACGCGTTGGAATCAACAACGCCTCGCCACCGAGCTGGCCCGTTTCACCCATCACGAACTCGACATCCGAAACCGACCCGGTGTGGCGGCGCTGGTGAAGGAACTGCGTCCTGCGGTCATCATCCACACGGCGGCGCAGCCGTCGCACGATCTGGCGGCGAAGATTCCTTTTGATGACTTCGACGTGAACGCCGGGGGCACGCTGAACCTGTTGGAAGCCGTGCGGCAGCATTGCCCCGAATCGCCGTTCATTCACATGTCCACGAACAAGGTTTACGGTGACCGTCCCAACATGATTGCACTGCGGGAACTCGACCAACGTTGGGACTATGCCGATCCCGCGTATGAACACGGCATTTCGGAAAGCTTTTCGATTGACCAATCCAAGCATTCACTGTTCGGTGCCTCCAAGGTCGCTGCGGACGTCATGGTGCAGGAGTATGGCCGCTACTTCGGAATGCCCACCTGTTGCTTGCGCGGTGGCTGCCTGACGGGACCGAACCACAGCGGCGTTGAACTGCACGGTTTTCTCAGTTACCTGATGAAATGCAACCACGAAGGGCGTGAATACAAGGTTTTCGGTTACCTGGGCAAACAGGTCCGGGACAACATCCATTCCGAGGACGTGGCGCGGTTCATGTTTGAATTCTATCAGGCGCCGCGCAGGGGGGAGGTTTATAACCTCGGGGGCGGCAAGGGAAATTCCTGCTCGATTCTGGAGGCGTTTGAAATGGCCCAGGCCGTAACGGGACGGAAACAAATTTACACCTATGTGGACCAGGCGCGAGCCGGCGACCACATCTGCTATTACAGCGACTTGCGCAAGATGCGGGCACACTTTCCCAAGTGGGAGTTGCAATACAGCTTGAAGGACATCTTCCAACAAATCGGGGCTGCCTGGGAGCGGCGGCTCTGCGTAGATGGCACAAAGGTGGGGTGA
- a CDS encoding PQQ-binding-like beta-propeller repeat protein yields the protein MIEAVITLVLRRFGCAACLVLFVFASTASWADDPRPEAWRLFIGSYSDSTPAVGSDGTVYFGTVVKGLLAVTPQGLQKWAFLTPSEIWSSPAIGSDGTIYFGCRDRKFYAITPEGKLRWTFQTQAWVDSSAALGTNGAAYFGSWDKNFYAVDRNGKELWRFATQGPVVSSPAIDREGNIYFGSHDHQFYALSADGKKRWTFATGGPIITSPALDGEGRVYFGSVDGFFYALEQDGRLRWKARTGGSSNGSPVVGMNGHVYALGSDGLWEFDEGGKRVWKRAGAPFTVSPLIEADGTLFICQPVGMVAAFDPDHNMKWHAFPGPNGWSSPAITPSGLLLVMNMGKYQLIAIQGDAPLASTPWPKFRGNLRNTGNLADPQP from the coding sequence ATGATTGAGGCCGTAATAACATTAGTGTTGCGCCGCTTTGGATGTGCTGCGTGCCTGGTGTTGTTTGTCTTCGCCTCAACGGCCAGTTGGGCGGATGATCCAAGGCCGGAAGCATGGCGCCTTTTCATTGGATCTTATAGTGATTCAACACCGGCCGTTGGTTCGGACGGGACCGTTTACTTCGGCACGGTTGTGAAGGGGCTGTTGGCAGTGACTCCCCAAGGGCTTCAAAAGTGGGCCTTTCTAACACCCAGTGAAATTTGGTCTTCCCCTGCCATTGGTTCAGACGGGACCATTTACTTCGGCTGCCGCGACCGAAAATTTTACGCCATAACGCCCGAAGGAAAGCTTCGTTGGACTTTTCAAACCCAGGCGTGGGTGGATTCCTCAGCGGCATTGGGAACCAATGGTGCTGCTTACTTTGGTTCGTGGGATAAAAACTTTTATGCCGTGGACAGGAATGGGAAGGAACTGTGGCGGTTCGCAACACAAGGTCCGGTGGTTTCGTCTCCGGCCATTGACCGGGAGGGGAACATTTATTTTGGCTCGCACGATCATCAATTCTACGCGTTGTCGGCCGACGGGAAGAAGCGTTGGACGTTTGCCACGGGCGGACCGATTATCACTTCGCCGGCTCTTGATGGTGAAGGGCGCGTTTACTTTGGTTCGGTAGATGGTTTTTTTTATGCCTTGGAGCAAGATGGTCGTTTGCGATGGAAAGCGCGCACCGGCGGCAGTTCAAATGGCTCACCCGTGGTGGGCATGAACGGTCATGTATATGCTTTGGGTAGTGATGGTTTGTGGGAGTTTGACGAGGGGGGTAAACGCGTGTGGAAGCGAGCCGGGGCTCCTTTCACCGTATCACCGTTGATTGAAGCCGATGGCACATTGTTCATTTGTCAACCGGTGGGTATGGTGGCGGCTTTTGATCCGGATCATAACATGAAGTGGCACGCCTTTCCTGGTCCCAACGGCTGGAGTTCACCGGCCATCACTCCTTCCGGACTGTTGCTAGTGATGAATATGGGTAAATACCAACTAATCGCCATTCAGGGAGATGCTCCGCTCGCCAGCACGCCGTGGCCCAAGTTTCGCGGCAACTTGCGCAACACCGGCAACCTTGCCGATCCCCAGCCGTAG